Below is a genomic region from Escherichia ruysiae.
GCAGAATAACCGGAACACCATAATGTTCAGCCATCTGGTGAACGTGATGCGCACCAGAGATCGCGCCCAGGATAGCAGCACCCTGCGGAACGTCAGATTTCACGCCTTTACCAGCGATAAAGGAAGCACCACCGTTGGAGAACTGAACGATAACCGGCGCTTTAACTTTAGCAGCGGTTTCCAGTACGGCGTTGATGGAGTCAGTACCGACGCAGTTTACTGCTGGCAGTGCGAAGTTGTTTTCTTTTGCTACCTGGAAAACTTTCTGTACGTCATCACCAGTGATTACGCCAGGTTTTACGAAATCAAAAATCTTAGACATGTCTCTTGTCCTGTATCGTCGGGCCTTATACTCGTCATACTTCAAGTTGCATGTGCTGCGTCTGCGTTCGCTCACCCCAGTCACTTACTTATGTAAGCTCCTGGGGATTCACTCTCTTGTCGCCTTCCTGCAACTCGAATTATTTAGAGTATGAAAAAATGCGTGCTCTAAAAGCGCGCTGAAACAAGGGCAGGTTTCCCTGCCCTGTGATTTTTTACTTCTTAGCGCGCTCTTCGAGCATCGCTACTGCAGGCAGTACTTTACCTTCCACGAATTCGAGGAATGCGCCGCCGCCAGTGGAGATGTAGGAGATTTTGTCAGCGATGCCGAACAGGTCGATTGCTGCCAGAGTGTCGCCGCCACCAGCAATGGAGAACGCTTCGCTGTCTGCGATAGCGTTAGCCACGATTTCAGTACCTTTGCGGAAGTTCGGGAATTCGAACACGCCAACCGGGCCGTTCCAAAGAATGGTTTTCGCATTCTTCAGGATTTCAGCCAGTTCTTGCGCAGAAGCGTCGCCGATATCCAGGATCTGCTCGTCAGCTTTCACGTCGTTAACAGATTTCAGAGTAGCTGGAGCAGTTTCAGAGAACTCAGTTGCTACGCGAACATCAGACGGAACCGGGATGTTGCAGGTGGTCAGCAGACGTTTAGCTTCGTCAACCAGGTCAGCTTCATACAGGGATTTACCCACATCGTGGCCTTGTGCCGCGATAAAGGTGTTAGCGATACCACCACCAACGATCAGCTGGTCAGCGATTTTAGACAGGGAGTCCAGAACGGTCAGTTTGGTAGAAACTTTGGAACCACCAACGATAGCCACCATCGGGCGAGCTGGTTCTTTCAGTGCTTTACCCAGCGCGTCCAATTCAGCCGCCAGCAGCGGACCTGCGCACGCAACGTCAGCGAATTTACCGATACCGTGAGTAGAAGCTTGCGCGCGGTGAGCAGTACCGAATGCGTCCATTACGAATACGTCGCACAGTGCAGCGTATTTTTTGGACAGGGTTTCGTCGTCTTTCTTCTCGCCTTTGTTGAAGCGAACGTTTTCCAGAACAACCAGTTCACCTTCAGCAACATCAACGCCGTCGAGGTAATCTTTAACCAGACGAACCGGGTTAGACAGTTTGTCTTTCAGGTAGTTAACAACCGGCAGCAGAGAGAATTCTTCGTTGTACTCGCCTTCGGTAGGACGACCCAGGTGGGAAGTTACCATCACTTTAGCGCCTTGTTTCAGAGCCAGTTCGATGGTCGGCAGAGAAGCACGGATACGTGCGTCGCTGGTTACTTTCCCGTCTTTTACTGGTACGTTCAGATCCGCACGGATAAATACACGTTTCCCAGCAAGATCCAGATCGGTCATCTTAATTACAGACATGGTGAATCCTCTCGTTGATTCTAAAAGTTTTGCAGACGCTGCTTGCGTCTTACCTGAAAGCAACAGTAGCCATAACTAACGTCGTGTCGAGCATTCGGTTAGCAAAGCCCCATTCGTTATCGCACCAGACCAACGTTTTGATCAGGTGTGCACCACTGACCCGGGTTTGGGTGCCATCGACAATGGCACTGTGCGGATCGTGGTTAAAATCTACAGAGACCAACGGCAATTCCGTATAGTCAACTATACCATGAAATGCACCTTGTGCTGCTTTTTGCAGCAACAGGTTGACTTCATTGGCTTTTACAGGTTTCTTCACCGTCACGCTTAAATCGATTGCCGTCACATTTATGGTTGGCACACGTACCGCAATCGCTTCAAAGCGATCGTTAAATTGCGGAAAAAATCGTGTGATACCGGCGGCCAGTTTAGTATCGACCGGAATGATCGACTGGCTGGCTGCCCGGGTGCGACGCAGGTCAGGATGGTATGCATCAATAACCTGTTGATCGTGCATGGCGGAGTGAATTGTGGTCACAGTGCCGGACTCAATACCGTACGCATCATCTAACAATTTGATGACGGGAATTATGCAATTCGTGGTACAGGAAGCGTTAGAAACGATGCGGTGTTCCGCACGAAGTTGATCCTGATTGACGCCGTAAACAACGGTCGCGTCGAGATCGTTACTGCCAGGATGTGAAAAGAGCACTTTTTTAGCCCCGGCGGCAATGTGCGCTTCGCCATGCTCGCGGGAGCCATATACGCCGGTGCAGTCGAGGACTACATCAACGCCAAGTTCACGCCAGGGGAGCGATTGCAGTGAACGTTCATGCAATACGCGGATGGCGTCATCACCAACAAAAAGTTGATCGCGTTCCTGACGTACTTCCCATGCAAAACGGCCATGACTGGTGTCATATTTCAACAAATGCGCCATGCCCGCAGCATCCGCCAGTTCGTTGATTGCCACCACGGTAATTTCCGCCCGGCGTCCGGATTCATACAAAGCACGAACCACATTACGCCCGATGCGACCGAAGCCATTTATCGCTACGCGTACGGTCATAGATCTCCTGCAAGGTTTTCCCTGAGCAAATTTGCCAGACAGAGTAATCCAGCAAATCGTCCGGGGAAACCTTACCTGTCGCAAACTGCGACTGATTGGTTAATTGTCGAACATTTAATCGACTGAAACGCTTCAGCTAGGATAAGCGAAACGTGGAATAAAAGGAATGATTGTCCAGTCAAAGAAGACAATTATCTGACTTACGTCACGTTTTCAGCCCCGCCCCTGTGGAATTTATTCCACTTTGCAGAATCACGAATAAGCGTAGCAAAATCTTTTCGTTGTGCCGTCACAAACCCTGACTTATATCAGAATATGACTGATGCAGCGTCGATATTATCCGCAATACGTCCGAGTTTCGGAGTACTCCAATGATGACATTGCCCTACCCATATTCTTCCTCCGCACGCTTTTACGCGCTGCGCCTGCTCCCCGGGCAGGAAGTTCTCTCCCAATTGCGCGTCTTCGCGCAGCAACAACAACTCCACGCCGCGTGGATTGCAGGTTGTACCGGCAGTCTGACTGATGTCGCTTTGCGCTATGCCGGGCAAGAAAACACCACCCTTCTAAGCGGTAAGTTTGAAGTCATCGCACTGAACGGCACGCTGGAACAGAGTGGTGAGCATCTTCATCTCTGCGTTTCCGATCCACACGGCGCGATGCTTGGCGGTCATATGATGCCCGGCTGTACCGTGCGCACCACGCTTGAACTGGTGATCGGCTGCCTTGAGGAACTGGCGTTTAGCCGCCAGTCTTGCGCGCTTTCTGGTTACGACGAGTTGCATATTTCCCCCGTTAAATAACTACTTTCAGAGAGGTTTTCTTATGGCGCGTCGCCGCTTTTCCAGTCAGGCACTGGTGTTGATCGTTATCTCTATCGCCATCAATATGATCGGCGGGCAACTGGCCAGCATGGTCAAATTACCTATATTTCTCGACTCCATCGGCACACTTATTAGCGCGGTACTGCTTGGTCCGGTGATCGGGATGCTGACCGGCTTACTGACCAATTTACTCTGGGGATTGCTGACCGACCCGATCGCCGCCGCATTTGCGCCCGTCGCGATGGTCATCGGCCTGGTCGCCGGTTGGCTGGCGCGAGCGGGTTGGTTTCGCACCCTGCCGAAAGTCGTTGTCAGCGGCGTGATTATTACGCTTGCGGTCACTGTCGTTGCTGTACCGTTACGTACTGCTCTGTTCGGCGGTGTCACCGGTAGCGGAGCCGATTTGTTCGTTGCCTGGATGCACTCTATGGGGCAAAACCTGGTGGAGTCGGTGGCGATTACGGTGATAGGCGCAAACCTGGTCGATAAAATTCTTACAGCGGTGATTGTCTGGCTTTTACTGCGCCAGCTGCCGATTCGCACCACGCGTCATTTTCCGGCAATGGCTGCCGTGCGCTAAATGCATCCGTTTACCTCATTAACGCTGTGGGCGCTGGCAGCCTGCACCACGCTAATCCTGCCCGCGCAGACCATTTTGCCAGTCTATAGCGCGGCGACCTTTCTCTGCCTTATTGCGTTAAAGGCCACGCGGCGGCGAGCAAAATATGTCGCCTGGCTGATGTTTTCGCTGGGGGGCGGCCTGTGGCTGGTGCACGGTGGCTGGCTGACAGAATGGATAAGCGGAACACCGCGCAACCCAGAACGTTGGGCATTTGCTATTACGCTCTGGCTGCGCATTCTGGCGATTGTTTCCACTTCGCAGTTGTGGATGCAGTACGTCCCCGTGCAACGATTTATCCGCGCTTTGTTTGCTTCTCGCCTGCCGCCGGGCGTCGCTTATCTGTTTGCCGGACCGCTGCTGGTCGTTGAGCAGTTAAAACGGCAATTAGCGATTATTCATGAAGCACAGCGTGCGCGTGGCGTGCCGCTGGATGAAAGCTGGTATCAACGCTTATGTGCGATGCCGGCGTTAATCATACCATTAACCCATAATGCGCTTAACGATCTGGCGATCCGTGGTGCGGCGCTGGATATGCGGGCATTTCGCTTACATAACCGGCGCACTACGCTATGGGCACCACCTGACAGTAAATTACAAAAAGTGGCTCGTTACACCATGATATTGCTGATGCTGGCAGAACCGGGAGTGTGGCTATGGTTACGTTAGAACAGTTTCGCTATTGCCCGACGCACTCAACGCACTCTCCATTCTGTTATGACTTTCACTATGACAACCCGGGGATGGTCGCCATCTTTGGAGACAACGGCAGCGGCAAAAGCACGCTGGCGCAACTGATGGCGGGTTGGTATCCGGACTTCCTGCCGGGTGACATCGCTGGCACGGGAATGCTCCTCAATACGCCCATTGGGCAACTCTCGCTAAGCGAACAAGCCGCTACCATTCAACTCGTCCAGCAATCTCCCTATTTGCAGCTTTCCGGCTGTACCTTTAGCGTGGAAGAAGAGGTTGCCTTTGGGCCAGAAAATCTGTGTCTTGATGAAGCAAAGGTTATGGCGCGCATTGACGCTGCCCTGACCCTGACCGAGTGCCAGCCGTTGCGTCATCGCCATCCGGCAACACTCTCCGGTGGAGAAACCCAACGCGTGGTTATCGCCTGTGCCATCGCTATGCAACCAAAACTATTAATTCTTGATGAAGCCTTTAGCCGCCTGACATCACAAGCCAGCGAAATTCTGTTGCAGCGTTTGCAGCACTGGGCGATGGAATGCGGTTCGCTGGTTATTCTGTTTGAACGTCATCCCACACCTTTTCTGAACTATTGCCAGCATTCCTGGCGGTTACATGACGGAGTACTCCAGCCATTATGTTAACGTTAAATCAGGTGACTTATCGCTGGCCTGGCGCGGCAACAGATTGTCTTTGCAACATTTCGCTGCAACTTAAACAAGGTGAATGGCTGGCGCTGACCGGCGACAACGGCGCGGGAAAATCGACACTGTTACGCATCATGGCGGGTCTTCTTCCCCCATCTTCCGGTACAGTAATATTGCAACAACAGGCATTACATACGCTTAAGAACCGCCAGCGCGCGGCAAAAATTGGCGTACTGTTTCAGGAAGCGGAAAACCAGTTGTTTCATAGCACCGTCGCCGAAGAGGTCGCCTTTGGTCTGAAATTACAAAAATTCTCACCCGCAGACATCGCAAAACGCACCGAATACGCCCTGCAATGTTGTCAGTTAGCAGACGTTGCCAGCGCGCATCCGTTAGACCTGCATAGCGCACAGCGACGGATGGTCGCCGTCGCCAGTCTGGAAGCTCTCGCCCCGTCACTGTTGTTGCTGGATGAACCCAGTCGGGATTTTGACGAAAACTGGCTGGGCGTGTTTGAGTGCTGGCTGGAAAAATGCCGCCAACAAGGCGCGAGTGTCGTGGCAATCAGTCATGACGCCGCATTTACCCGGCGTCATTTTTCCCGTGTTATCCGTCTGGAAGACGGCACTGTGAAAGAGGTCAATCTGCCAGACGATATTCGCCGCTAGCCGTCATCATTAAGGTCAAATTTGCGGGCAGACTCTGTTCAAGCACCCGGCGAACATTTGGGCCGTCGGTACGTTCATAAAAGGCTTCAGCGTCTGCCAGCGATAACCCTCCCGCCAGCTTGCGCCCCACCAGCCGTTCCCGTAACGCAGCTGCGGGCGCGTTGATAAAGATCGAGAAATCACAAAATTGCGCAAGCATGCGCCATTTCTCGTCATCCAATAACAGCCAATTTCCTTCTACGATAATGATCGGTGCAGTAACGTGTAATGCATCTTCTATGGGATCATGCTTTTGTCGATCGTACTGCGGCCACGTACAATCCCCTTCCACTGCCCGGCGCAGATTTTCCGCCAGTTTCGCCACGTCGAACGTCTGCGGTGCGCCTTTATAAGAGCGAAGCTGATGCTCATCCAGCCAGATGTTGTAATGGTGAAAACCATCCATCGGGAGCGTCTGAATAGCGGGTAGTTCCGGGTCTTGTTGCGCGAGATATTCCCAGAAGGTGGTTAGGGTAGATTTACCCGTCCCCGGCGGAGCGCAAAGAAATACCACCGCACGCCGCTGTGGATTTACCGTCTGTAAGGCCGCCAACATGCGCAGCAACGGTTTATGTACATTTTTT
It encodes:
- a CDS encoding ABC transporter ATP-binding protein, whose protein sequence is MLTLNQVTYRWPGAATDCLCNISLQLKQGEWLALTGDNGAGKSTLLRIMAGLLPPSSGTVILQQQALHTLKNRQRAAKIGVLFQEAENQLFHSTVAEEVAFGLKLQKFSPADIAKRTEYALQCCQLADVASAHPLDLHSAQRRMVAVASLEALAPSLLLLDEPSRDFDENWLGVFECWLEKCRQQGASVVAISHDAAFTRRHFSRVIRLEDGTVKEVNLPDDIRR
- a CDS encoding nucleoside/nucleotide kinase family protein; amino-acid sequence: MKIELTVNGLKVQAQYHDDEIKNVHKPLLRMLAALQTVNPQRRAVVFLCAPPGTGKSTLTTFWEYLAQQDPELPAIQTLPMDGFHHYNIWLDEHQLRSYKGAPQTFDVAKLAENLRRAVEGDCTWPQYDRQKHDPIEDALHVTAPIIIVEGNWLLLDDEKWRMLAQFCDFSIFINAPAAALRERLVGRKLAGGLSLADAEAFYERTDGPNVRRVLEQSLPANLTLMMTASGEYRLAD
- the epd gene encoding erythrose-4-phosphate dehydrogenase — its product is MTVRVAINGFGRIGRNVVRALYESGRRAEITVVAINELADAAGMAHLLKYDTSHGRFAWEVRQERDQLFVGDDAIRVLHERSLQSLPWRELGVDVVLDCTGVYGSREHGEAHIAAGAKKVLFSHPGSNDLDATVVYGVNQDQLRAEHRIVSNASCTTNCIIPVIKLLDDAYGIESGTVTTIHSAMHDQQVIDAYHPDLRRTRAASQSIIPVDTKLAAGITRFFPQFNDRFEAIAVRVPTINVTAIDLSVTVKKPVKANEVNLLLQKAAQGAFHGIVDYTELPLVSVDFNHDPHSAIVDGTQTRVSGAHLIKTLVWCDNEWGFANRMLDTTLVMATVAFR
- a CDS encoding PPC domain-containing DNA-binding protein, with protein sequence MMTLPYPYSSSARFYALRLLPGQEVLSQLRVFAQQQQLHAAWIAGCTGSLTDVALRYAGQENTTLLSGKFEVIALNGTLEQSGEHLHLCVSDPHGAMLGGHMMPGCTVRTTLELVIGCLEELAFSRQSCALSGYDELHISPVK
- a CDS encoding ABC transporter ATP-binding protein, which produces MVTLEQFRYCPTHSTHSPFCYDFHYDNPGMVAIFGDNGSGKSTLAQLMAGWYPDFLPGDIAGTGMLLNTPIGQLSLSEQAATIQLVQQSPYLQLSGCTFSVEEEVAFGPENLCLDEAKVMARIDAALTLTECQPLRHRHPATLSGGETQRVVIACAIAMQPKLLILDEAFSRLTSQASEILLQRLQHWAMECGSLVILFERHPTPFLNYCQHSWRLHDGVLQPLC
- the pgk gene encoding phosphoglycerate kinase yields the protein MSVIKMTDLDLAGKRVFIRADLNVPVKDGKVTSDARIRASLPTIELALKQGAKVMVTSHLGRPTEGEYNEEFSLLPVVNYLKDKLSNPVRLVKDYLDGVDVAEGELVVLENVRFNKGEKKDDETLSKKYAALCDVFVMDAFGTAHRAQASTHGIGKFADVACAGPLLAAELDALGKALKEPARPMVAIVGGSKVSTKLTVLDSLSKIADQLIVGGGIANTFIAAQGHDVGKSLYEADLVDEAKRLLTTCNIPVPSDVRVATEFSETAPATLKSVNDVKADEQILDIGDASAQELAEILKNAKTILWNGPVGVFEFPNFRKGTEIVANAIADSEAFSIAGGGDTLAAIDLFGIADKISYISTGGGAFLEFVEGKVLPAVAMLEERAKK
- a CDS encoding energy-coupling factor transporter transmembrane component T, whose translation is MHPFTSLTLWALAACTTLILPAQTILPVYSAATFLCLIALKATRRRAKYVAWLMFSLGGGLWLVHGGWLTEWISGTPRNPERWAFAITLWLRILAIVSTSQLWMQYVPVQRFIRALFASRLPPGVAYLFAGPLLVVEQLKRQLAIIHEAQRARGVPLDESWYQRLCAMPALIIPLTHNALNDLAIRGAALDMRAFRLHNRRTTLWAPPDSKLQKVARYTMILLMLAEPGVWLWLR
- a CDS encoding ECF transporter S component, translated to MARRRFSSQALVLIVISIAINMIGGQLASMVKLPIFLDSIGTLISAVLLGPVIGMLTGLLTNLLWGLLTDPIAAAFAPVAMVIGLVAGWLARAGWFRTLPKVVVSGVIITLAVTVVAVPLRTALFGGVTGSGADLFVAWMHSMGQNLVESVAITVIGANLVDKILTAVIVWLLLRQLPIRTTRHFPAMAAVR